In Myxococcales bacterium, one DNA window encodes the following:
- a CDS encoding DUF3365 domain-containing protein: protein MSESGLGMGENIGTGGQVSSPSSKYLKESVNLRRYVILLGALWSAAILIVFCWHLWEVYGNTLKAARIQAGDSFEKDLVYRRWAAEHGGVYVPPTKETPPNPYLSHIKNRDVTTTSGQELTLINPAYMTRQVHELGRQQYGHQDHITSLNPIRPENAPDAWEVEALKSFEGGEKEVTELAKIGDKEYMRLMRPMVTEESCLKCHAAQGYKVGDIRGGISVSVPMAPLRAVMNRNIAVVTLGYAVVWVLGLCGLGLGASRMGQRLRENERGVLALQESEEKYRSLFENMLNGFAFHKIVVNEKGAPVDYVFLNANDAFEILTGLKRENLIGKRVTQVLPGIENETADWIEKYGKVALGGEEIRFESYSEPLDKWYSIYAYSPLSNHFVTIFEDITDRKRAEEALQKALDDVRTLRGILPICSNCKKILDDKGQWNQMEIYVHEHTEADFTHGICPECMKELYPDFDLDDDGTPEKEDGL from the coding sequence ATGTCGGAAAGTGGCCTCGGGATGGGCGAAAATATTGGAACTGGCGGGCAAGTATCTTCCCCGTCCTCGAAATATCTGAAAGAGTCGGTGAACTTAAGGCGCTACGTGATCCTACTCGGGGCACTGTGGTCAGCGGCCATCCTCATTGTGTTTTGCTGGCACCTCTGGGAAGTGTATGGGAATACTCTGAAAGCGGCGCGTATACAGGCTGGGGACTCATTTGAAAAAGATCTGGTCTATCGACGCTGGGCTGCCGAGCACGGGGGCGTCTATGTGCCTCCGACTAAAGAGACTCCACCCAATCCGTATTTGTCTCACATCAAGAATCGCGACGTAACGACCACATCTGGACAAGAACTGACGCTGATTAATCCGGCCTATATGACCCGCCAGGTGCATGAACTGGGACGCCAGCAATACGGCCATCAGGATCACATCACCAGCCTCAACCCGATTCGTCCGGAAAATGCGCCGGACGCCTGGGAGGTCGAAGCGCTTAAATCGTTCGAGGGCGGTGAAAAAGAAGTGACCGAATTGGCAAAGATTGGTGACAAGGAATACATGCGCCTGATGCGCCCAATGGTTACCGAGGAAAGCTGCCTGAAGTGCCACGCAGCCCAAGGCTACAAAGTGGGCGATATACGGGGCGGGATCAGCGTGTCAGTTCCTATGGCGCCTTTACGGGCTGTCATGAATCGCAACATTGCAGTTGTGACGCTGGGCTATGCCGTGGTGTGGGTGTTGGGTCTATGCGGTCTGGGGCTCGGCGCTTCGCGCATGGGGCAGCGTCTTCGCGAAAATGAACGGGGAGTGCTGGCACTACAGGAAAGCGAAGAAAAGTACCGCTCTCTGTTTGAAAACATGCTCAATGGTTTTGCGTTTCATAAGATCGTCGTCAATGAAAAGGGCGCACCCGTCGATTATGTGTTTCTGAATGCCAACGATGCCTTTGAAATTTTGACTGGCCTGAAACGGGAGAACCTGATTGGAAAGCGAGTAACCCAAGTTCTTCCCGGAATTGAAAATGAAACGGCGGACTGGATCGAAAAGTACGGAAAAGTGGCTCTGGGAGGCGAGGAAATCCGGTTTGAGTCCTATTCAGAACCACTTGATAAATGGTACTCGATCTATGCTTACAGCCCCCTCTCGAATCATTTCGTCACAATTTTCGAGGATATCACCGACCGTAAGCGGGCTGAGGAAGCCTTGCAAAAGGCCCTGGACGATGTTCGGACTCTACGTGGCATTCTTCCCATTTGCTCAAACTGCAAGAAAATCCTCGACGACAAGGGGCAATGGAACCAGATGGAAATCTATGTCCACGAGCACACCGAGGCTGATTTCACCCATGGCATCTGCCCGGAGTGCATGAAAGAACTGTATCCCGATTTCGATCTGGACGATGATGGCACGCCGGAGAAGGAAGATGGATTATAA
- a CDS encoding recombinase family protein, which produces MGRGNGNGKGNNGGNGGPSKPTTIRCAIYTRKSTEEGLDQEFNSLDAQRESCESYIASQRHEGWREMPDRYDDGGFSGGTMERPALRRLLDDAQAGRFDMVVVYKVDRLSRSLLDFSRMIELFDNQGISFVSVTQSFNTNTSMGKLTLNLLLSFAQFEREIASERIRDKVAAMKRRGMYLGGVPPLGYDVDRDAKKLVVSETEARLVRRIFKRYLALGSATELARELNRDGHTTKEWVTKSGREIPGKPWNKSQVYRVLNNVHYLGDIPHKGEVYPGEHIAIIPRATWDAVKKMLASNTQSGASNPRTKTPAMLKGILKCGHCDTSMGATFARKNGKTYRYYLCLQARKSGYDACPVRTLPAGDIEALVVQQVRRVLQAPEIVGRVCRVAREAVDIDPTDEATAPITDAEVIDRLRDFEALWDELYPGEQARIVGLVVREAVVWDDHLEITFHDRGIASLAGEVTGSPDISPGETLTLSTPFSTRQYGGRKQIILPDGTSPVFPDNPPPDPRAVAIARAHAWMEAMEGGKFQSLTQLAQAVGVDEGYVRRQLLDMWEHPIPWQPHSPLPL; this is translated from the coding sequence ATGGGGCGCGGAAACGGCAACGGCAAGGGCAACAACGGTGGTAATGGCGGTCCCAGCAAACCCACGACAATCCGCTGCGCCATCTACACCCGGAAAAGCACCGAGGAGGGCCTCGACCAGGAATTCAACAGCCTCGACGCCCAGCGCGAGTCCTGCGAATCCTACATCGCGAGCCAGCGGCACGAGGGGTGGAGGGAGATGCCGGACCGCTACGATGACGGGGGATTCAGCGGAGGAACAATGGAGCGGCCCGCGCTCCGACGTTTGCTGGACGATGCCCAGGCCGGGCGATTCGACATGGTCGTCGTCTACAAGGTCGACCGTCTTAGCCGCAGCCTCCTGGATTTTTCCAGGATGATCGAGCTTTTTGACAACCAAGGCATTTCCTTCGTAAGCGTTACCCAGAGCTTCAATACGAACACATCCATGGGCAAGCTCACGCTTAATCTGCTTCTCAGTTTTGCCCAGTTCGAGCGGGAGATCGCCAGCGAGCGCATCCGTGACAAAGTCGCCGCCATGAAAAGGCGCGGTATGTATCTCGGGGGTGTGCCGCCGCTGGGGTATGACGTTGATCGGGATGCTAAAAAGCTGGTCGTCAGCGAAACTGAGGCTAGGCTGGTGCGGCGCATCTTCAAGCGATACCTGGCTCTGGGGTCTGCGACCGAACTGGCCAGGGAACTGAATCGCGACGGCCACACAACCAAGGAGTGGGTCACGAAATCCGGGCGCGAAATACCCGGCAAGCCCTGGAACAAATCCCAGGTATATCGGGTGCTCAATAACGTTCATTACCTCGGCGACATTCCGCACAAGGGCGAGGTCTACCCCGGTGAGCATATCGCCATCATTCCTCGGGCCACCTGGGATGCTGTGAAAAAAATGCTGGCTTCAAACACCCAGTCTGGAGCCTCTAACCCCCGCACCAAAACGCCCGCCATGCTCAAGGGCATTCTAAAATGCGGCCACTGCGATACGTCCATGGGCGCGACATTCGCCAGGAAAAACGGGAAGACGTACCGGTACTACCTGTGTCTCCAGGCGCGGAAATCGGGTTACGACGCATGCCCCGTGCGGACGCTGCCCGCGGGCGACATTGAGGCGCTGGTCGTCCAGCAGGTCCGGCGAGTTCTCCAGGCGCCGGAAATCGTGGGGCGGGTATGCAGGGTAGCGAGGGAGGCGGTGGATATTGATCCAACCGATGAGGCTACCGCTCCCATCACCGACGCCGAGGTCATCGACCGGCTCCGCGACTTCGAGGCCCTGTGGGACGAGCTATATCCCGGCGAGCAGGCGCGGATCGTCGGGCTGGTTGTCAGGGAAGCGGTCGTCTGGGACGACCATCTGGAAATCACTTTCCACGACCGTGGCATCGCGTCACTGGCCGGGGAAGTGACGGGGTCACCGGATATTTCCCCCGGCGAAACGCTGACTCTTTCCACCCCCTTCTCCACCCGCCAGTACGGGGGCCGCAAGCAGATCATCCTGCCGGATGGTACGAGCCCGGTGTTTCCGGACAACCCACCACCGGACCCCCGCGCCGTCGCCATCGCCAGGGCACACGCCTGGATGGAGGCGATGGAGGGAGGCAAATTCCAATCTCTGACCCAACTCGCCCAGGCCGTCGGGGTGGATGAGGGGTATGTGAGGAGGCAATTATTGGATATGTGGGAACACCCGATTCCCTGGCAGCCGCATTCTCCTCTGCCGTTATAA